A DNA window from Rhineura floridana isolate rRhiFlo1 chromosome 11, rRhiFlo1.hap2, whole genome shotgun sequence contains the following coding sequences:
- the LOC133367370 gene encoding olfactory receptor 4Q3-like codes for MSPQIDAGGSATSMNSSTVTEFIFLGLSYSRSIQILLFLLVLVCYMAILLGNLLIVVTVHAEPRLLQSSMYFFLAGLSIIDTSVGSVAVPKMVADLASSSQTISFGGCMTQIFFLHFFGGTEMFLLTLMAYDRYVAICHPLTYTATMNRPHCMRLLISCWAGGFIHSSTQLVLLLRLPFCGPNKLDNFYCEFPQVVKLACVDTYVTEILMAANSGLLFLVCFLVLLVSYGVILATLRGHFKESGRKALSTCSSHLSVVSLFFVPCLLVYLVPFSSSSVDKMASIFYTTITPALNPIIYTLRNQEMKEAMGRLKKQCHFFYSSVKGENV; via the exons ATGAGCCCACAGATAGATGCTGGAG GTTCAGCCACCTCCATGAACTCCTCCACTGTCACCGAATTTATCTTCCTGGGTCTCTCCTACTCCCGCTCTATCCAGATCCTACTCTTTCTCCTGGTCTTGGTCTGCTACATGGCAATCCTACTGGGCAACCTCCTCATTGTGGTGACTGTGCATGCAGAGCCCCGACTCCTCCAGTCGTCCATGTATTTCTTCCTAGCTGGTTTATCCATCATCGATACTAGTGTGGGTTCTGTGGCTGtccccaagatggtggcagacctGGCCAGCTCTAGCCAGACCATCTCATTTGGAGGTTGTATGACCCAGATATTC ttcctgcaCTTCTTTGGTGGTACAGAGATGTTCCTCCTCACCCTCATGGCCTATGATCGCTATGTGGCCATCTGTCACCCACTGACGTACACAGCCACAATGAACCGCCCGCATTGCATGAGGCTCCTCATATCCTGTTGGGCTGGAGGCTTCATCCACTCCAGCACCCAACTGGTCCTGCTCCTCCGGCTCCCGTTCTGTGGACCAAACAAACTGGACAATTTCTACTGCGAATTCCCACAGGTGGTTAAACTGGCTTGTGTTGATACCTATGTCACTGAAATACTCATGGCAGCCAACAGCGGCCTCCTCTTCCTGGTTTGCTTCCTTGTCCTGCTAGTCTCATATGGTGTCATCCTGGCCACCCTTAGAGGCCACTTCAAGGAAAGTGGCAGGAAGGCTCTTTCCACTTGTAGCTCTCATCTGTCAGTGGTCAGCCTCTTTTTTGTGCCCTGCCTCTTAGTGTATCTTGTACCTTTCTCCAGCTCTAGTGTGGACAAAATGGCTTCCATATTCTATACCACCATCACTCCTGCCCTCAACCCTATTATATATACTCTAAGGAATCAGGAAATGAAGGAGGCTATGGGCCGGTTGAAAAAACAATGCCATTTCTTCTACTCTTCTGTAAAAGGAGAAAATGTGTAA
- the LOC133367371 gene encoding olfactory receptor 4Q3-like produces the protein MSVPLSERLLDFPVLEQEKGSATSMNTSTVTEFVFLGLPHSRSIQLLLFLLVLACYMAILLGNLLIVVTVHAEPRLLQSPMYLFLGNLSIIDTAVGSVAVPKMLAELASYGKTISLGGCMTQIFFLHFFGGSEMLLLTLMAYDRYVAICHPLMYMTTMNRSHCRRLLVSCWVGGLIHSSTQLVLLLRLPFCGPNKLDNFYCDVPQVVKLACADVYVTEILMVANSGLLSLVCLFIVLVSYAVILATLRGYFRESGRKALSTYGSHLTVVNLVFVPCLFVYLVPSSSSNVDKMASIFYTIVTPALNPMIYTLRNREMREAMGRLKNQCIFSHFPAKGQK, from the exons atgTCTGTTCCCTTGTCAGAGAGACTGCTGGATTTTCCAGTGCTGGAACAAGAGAAAG GTTCAGCCACCTCCATGAACACCTCCACTGTCACTGAATTTGTCTTTCTGGGTCTCCCCCACTCCCGCTCTATCCAACTCCTACTCTTTCTCCTGGTCTTGGCCTGCTACATGGCAATCCTACTGGGCAATCTCCTCATTGTGGTGACTGTGCATGCAGAGCCCCGACTCCTCCAGTCGCCCATGTACTTATTCCTGGGCAATTTATCCATCATTGATACTGCAGTGGGTTCCGTGGCAGTCCCCAAGATGTTGGCAGAACTAGCAAGCTATGGCAAAACCATCTCACTTGGAGGTTGTATGACCCAGATCTTCTTCCTGCACTTCTTTGGTGGTTCAGAGATGCTCCTCCTCACTCTCATGGCCTACGATCGGTATGTGGCCATCTGTCACCCTCTGATGTACATGACCACAATGAACCGCTCACATTGCAGGAGGCTCCTAGTGTCCTGCTGGGTTGGAGGCCTCATCCATTCCAGCACCCAACTGGTCCTGCTCCTCCGGCTCCCATTCTGTGGTCCAAACAAACTGGATAATTTCTACTGTGATGTCCCACAGGTGGTCAAACTGGCTTGTGCTGATGTCTATGTCACTGAAATACTCATGGTGGCCAACAGTGGCCTCCTATCCCTGGTTTGCTTATTTATCGTGCTAGTTTCATATGCTGTCATTCTGGCCACCCTTCGAGGCTACTTCAGGGAGAGTGGCAGGAAGGCTCTGTCTACCTATGGCTCTCACCTCACAGTGGTCAATCTCGTTTTTGTGCCTTGTCTCTTTGTGTATCTTGTACCTTCCTCCAGCTCCAATGTAGACAAGATGGCTTCCATATTCTACACTATAGTCACCCCAGCCCTCAACCCAATGATATATACTCTAAGGAATCGGGAAATGAGGGAGGCTATGGGACGATTGAAGAATCAGTGCATTTTCTCCCATTTTCCTGCAAAGGGACAAAAGTGA
- the LOC133367372 gene encoding olfactory receptor 4Q3-like: protein MNTSTVTEFLFLGVSNSRSIQLLLFVLVLTCYTAVLLGNLLIVVTVHAEPRHLQSPMYFFLANLSILDISLGSVAVPKMVADLASSGQAISYGGCMAQVFFLHFFGGAEMLLLTLMAYDRYMAICHPLTYTTTMNRPCCKRILAFCWAGGFIHSSTQLVLVLRLPFCGPNKLDNFYCDVPQMVKLACVDTYITEILMAANSGLLSLVCFLVLLVSYGVILATLRGHFKEGGGKALSTCTSHLTVVSLFFVPCLFVYLVPFSSTSVDKMASIFYTVVTPALNPMIYTLRNREMKDAMSRLKNQYIFSHCCVKGER, encoded by the coding sequence ATGAACACCTCCACTGTCACTGAATTTCTCTTCCTGGGTGTCTCCAACTCCCGCTCCATCCAGCTCCTACTCTTTGTCCTGGTCTTGACCTGCTACACAGCAGTCCTATTGGGCAACCTCCTCATTGTAGTGACTGTGCATGCAGAGCCCCGACACCTCCAGTCCCCCATGTATTTTTTCCTGGCCAATTTATCCATTCTTGATATTTCCTTGGGTTCCGTGGCTGTCCCCAAGATGGTAGCAGACCTGGCCAGCTCTGGCCAGGCAATTTCCTATGGAGGTTGCATGGCCCAAGTCTTCTTCCTGCATTTCTTTGGTGGTGCAGAAATGCTCCTCCTTACCCTCATGGCTTATGATCGCTACATGGCCATCTGCCACCCACTGACATACACAACCACAATGAACCGCCCATGTTGCAAGAGGATCCTCGCATTCTGTTGGGCTGGAGGCTTCATCCATTCCAGCACCCAGTTGGTCCTGGTCCTCCGGCTCCCATTCTGTGGACCAAACAAACTGGACAATTTCTACTGTGATGTCCCACAGATGGTCAAATTGGCTTGTGTTGACACCTATATCACTGAAATACTCATGGCAGCCAACAGTGGCCTCCTCTCCCTGGTTTGCTTCCTTGTCCTGCTAGTCTCATATGGTGTCATCCTGGCCACTCTTAGAGGCCACTtcaaggaaggtggagggaaagCTCTGTCCACGTGTACCTCTCACCTGACAGTGGTCAGCCTCTTTTTTGTTCCCTGTCTCTTTGTGTATCTTGTACCTTTCTCCAGTACGAGTGTGGACAAGATGGCCTCCATATTCTATACCGTAGTCACTCCTGCCCTTAACCCAATGATATATACTCTAAGGAACAGAGAAATGAAGGATGCTATGAGTCGATTGAAAAACCAGTACATTTTCTCCCATTGTTGTGTGAAAGGAGAAAGATGA
- the LOC133365885 gene encoding olfactory receptor 4Q3-like, which produces MNTSTVTEFVFLGLSHSRSIQLLLFVLVLACYTVTLLGNLLIVVTVHAEPRLFESPMYFFLANLSILDISWGSVAVPKMMADLASCGQTISYGGCMAQIFFHHFFGGAEMFLLILMAYDRYVAICHPLTYTTTMNRPRCLRLVTSCWAGGFIHSITQLILVLQLPFCGPNELDNFFCDIPQVIKLACTDTYVTELLMTANGGLLTVVSFLILLVSYGVILSTFRGHLRESAGKALSTCGSHVMVVSLFFVPCLFVYLVPFSSTSLDKMAAMFYTVITPALNPMIYTLRNREMKEAVGWLKK; this is translated from the coding sequence ATGAACACCtccactgtcactgagtttgtctTCTTGGGTCTCTCTCACTCCCGTTCCATCCAGCTCCTTCTCTTTGTTTTGGTCTTGGCCTGTTACACTGTGACCCTGTTGGGCAACCTCCTCATTGTAGTGACAGTACATGCAGAGCCCCGCCTCTTTGAGTCCCCCATGTACTTCTTCCTGGCGAATTTATCCATTCTTGATATTTCTTGGGGTTCTGTGGCTGTCCCCAAGATGATGGCAGACCTAGCAAGCTGTGGCCAAACCATCTCATATGGAGGTTGCATGGCCCAGATCTTCTTCCATCACTTTTTTGGAGGTGCTGAGATGTTTCTCCTCATCCTCATGGCCTACGATCGCTACGTGGCCATTTGCCACCCACTGACGTACACGACCACAATGAACCGGCCTCGTTGCTTGAGGCTCGTCACATCGTGTTGGGCTGGAGGCTTTATCCACTCTATCACCCAGCTGATCCTGGTCCTCCAGCTCCCATTCTGTGGACCAAATGAACTGGACAATTTCTTCTGTGACATTCCACAGGTGATCAAACTGGCTTGCACTGATACCTATGTCACTGAGCTACTCATGACAGCCAATGGTGGCCTCCTCACTGTAGTTTCCTTTCTTATCTTGCTAGTGTCATATGGTGTCATCCTGTCGACCTTCCGAGGCCACCTCAGGGAGAGTGCAGGGAAGGCTCTGTCCACCTGTGGCTCTCATGTGATGGTGGTCAGCCTCTTTTTCGTGCCCTGCCTCTTTGTGTACCTTGTACCTTTTTCCAGCACCAGTTtagacaaaatggctgccatgttcTACACTGTAATCACCCCTGCCCTCAACCCAATGATATATACTCTAAGGAATAGGGAAATGAAGGAGGCTGTGGGATGGTTGAAGAAATAG